In the genome of Xyrauchen texanus isolate HMW12.3.18 chromosome 33, RBS_HiC_50CHRs, whole genome shotgun sequence, one region contains:
- the LOC127627043 gene encoding GTP cyclohydrolase 1-like translates to MEYQNAADLNGCCNGKIVTEYLCRNGFSEMSVEAKKVAVQHKNETSRKEEEDESRLPALEAAYTTILRGLGENTDRQGLLKTPLRAAKAMQFLTKGYHETICDILNDAIFDEDHEELVIVKDIDMFSLCEHHLVPFFGKVHIGYLPSKKVVGLSKLARIVEIYSRRLQVQERLTKQIAMAISEALQPVGVAVVIEAAHMCMVMRGVQKMNSRTVTSAMLGVFREDPKAREEFLALTKSA, encoded by the exons ATGGAATACCAAAATGCGGCAGATTTGAACGGTTGTTGCAATGGCAAAATTGTCACAGAGTATCTCTGCCGAAACGGCTTTAGCGAGATGTCAGTCGAGGCGAAGAAAGTCGCTGTCCAGCACAAAAACGAGACATCCCGcaaagaggaggaggatgagtcGCGGTTACCTGCGCTGGAGGCGGCGTACACAACCATATTGCGAGGACTCGGAGAAAACACTGACCGACAGGGGCTCCTCAAAACCCCACTCCGTGCAGCCAAGGCCATGCAGTTCCTGACCAAAGGGTACCATGAAACAATCTGCG ATATCCTTAATGATGCCATCTTTGACGAGGACCACGAGGAGCTGGTTATTGTGAAAGATATTGACATGTTTTCTCTTTGTGAACATCATTTAGTACCATTTTTTGGCAAG GTTCACATAGGATATCTGCCAAGTAAAAAGGTGGTTGGCCTCAGTAAGCTTGCAAG AATTGTTGAAATCTACAGTCGCAGACTTCAAG TGCAAGAGCGTCTAACAAAGCAAATAGCTATGGCAATCTCTGAGGCTTTGCAGCCTGTCGGTGTAGCAGTTGTCATTGAGGCAGC tcaCATGTGCATGGTCATGCGTGGAGTACAGAAGATGAACAGCCGTACTGTGACTAGTGCCATGCTGGGTGTGTTCAGAGAGGACCCAAAGGCTCGGGAGGAGTTCCTGGCTCTTACCAAAAGTGCATAG